One segment of Branchiostoma floridae strain S238N-H82 unplaced genomic scaffold, Bfl_VNyyK Sc7u5tJ_193, whole genome shotgun sequence DNA contains the following:
- the LOC118408572 gene encoding uncharacterized protein LOC118408572: protein MWYFPWLLDKEMYIFHAETEDVKSRAEHLKVAGRPQKQGDDVKKTQPEGAVAITKGDSPDPRTSALTARVEPMVRSEVTGAQNAVFLSYQWDHQDKVLLLHDRLQERGYSCWMDIKQMGGGDSLYEMMDKGIRGAKVVVSCVTPPYAESKNCRDEVALAHTLKTPIIPVMLEKTTWPPPGPMSIPFAQLLFINMAKGHDEDPWKGALFEQLVRMVDSFVKRPKAK, encoded by the exons ATGTGGTACTTTCCATGGTTATTGGATaaagaaatgtatattttcCATGCAGAAACCGAAGACGTAAAAAGCAGAGCGGAACACCTTAAGGTGGCAGGACGACCACAGAAACAAGGTGATGACGTCAAGAAAACACAG CCTGAAGGTGCTGTGGCGATTACGAAGGGCGATTCTCCTGACCCCAGAACTTCGGCTCTCACTGCTCGGGTGGAGCCGATGGTCCGGTCGGAAGTTACAGGAGCA CAAAATGCGGTTTTCCTGTCGTACCAGTGGGACCACCAGGACAAAGTGCTGCTGCTGCACGATCGCCTGCAGGAGCGAGGCTACAGCTGCTGGATGGACATCAAGCAGATGGGGGGAGGAGACAGTCTGTATGAGATGATGGACAAGGGCATCAGGGGAGCAAAG GTCGTTGTCAGCTGCGTGACGCCCCCTTACGCCGAGTCCAAGAACTGCCGGGACGAAGTTGCGCTTGCGCACACCTTGAAGACACCCATCATCCCCGTGATGCTGGAGAagacaacatggccgccgcccgGGCCCATGTCCATCCCCTTCGCACAGCTGCTCttcatcaacatggccaaagGTCATGACGAGGACCCGTGGAAGGGCGCGCTGTTTGAGCAGTTGGTGAGGATGGTGGATTCTTTTGTAAAGAGGCCGAAGGCTAAGTAA